The Paraburkholderia sp. SOS3 genome includes a region encoding these proteins:
- a CDS encoding quinone oxidoreductase family protein: protein MVKAIRFDKTGGPDVMKWVDVEVGDPGAGEIRIRQHAVGLNYIDVYFRNGLYPLPLPGGLGMEAAGEVVALGEGVTQFKEGDRVAYAERPPGAYAQERVMPAAKVVKIPDAIGYDEAASVMLQGLTAQYLLRRTYRVKAGDTILIQAAAGGVGLLVCQWAKALGVTVIGTVGSDEKAELAKAHGCDYPIVYTRENFTKRVRELTNGAGVPVVYDSIGKDTFIASLDCLAPLGMFVSFGSSSGPLPPIDSQELASRGSLFFTRPTLFSYIGKRSDLEAMSAELFDVLVSGKVKTSVNQRYALADVAKAHEDLEARRTTGSTILVP from the coding sequence ATGGTCAAGGCGATACGATTCGACAAGACGGGCGGTCCCGACGTGATGAAGTGGGTCGACGTCGAGGTGGGCGACCCCGGTGCGGGTGAAATCCGCATCAGGCAGCATGCGGTCGGCCTCAACTACATCGACGTGTACTTTCGCAACGGCCTGTATCCGTTGCCGCTGCCCGGCGGGCTCGGGATGGAAGCTGCCGGCGAAGTCGTCGCGCTCGGCGAAGGCGTCACGCAGTTCAAGGAGGGCGACCGCGTCGCGTACGCGGAGCGACCGCCGGGCGCGTATGCGCAGGAGCGCGTGATGCCGGCCGCGAAGGTCGTGAAGATTCCCGATGCGATCGGCTATGACGAAGCGGCGTCGGTCATGCTGCAAGGTCTGACCGCGCAATACCTGCTGCGCCGCACGTATCGCGTGAAGGCCGGCGATACGATCCTGATCCAGGCGGCCGCGGGCGGCGTCGGCCTGCTGGTCTGCCAGTGGGCGAAGGCGCTCGGCGTGACCGTGATCGGCACGGTCGGCTCGGATGAAAAAGCGGAACTCGCGAAGGCGCACGGCTGCGATTACCCGATCGTCTACACGCGCGAAAATTTCACGAAGCGCGTGCGCGAGCTGACGAACGGCGCGGGCGTGCCGGTCGTCTACGACTCGATCGGCAAGGACACGTTTATCGCGTCGCTCGACTGTCTCGCGCCGCTTGGCATGTTCGTCTCGTTCGGCAGTTCGTCGGGCCCGTTGCCGCCGATCGATTCACAGGAACTCGCAAGCCGCGGCTCGCTGTTTTTCACGCGGCCGACGCTGTTTTCCTATATCGGCAAGCGCAGCGACCTCGAAGCGATGTCGGCCGAACTGTTCGACGTGCTCGTATCGGGCAAGGTGAAAACGAGCGTCAACCAGCGCTACGCGCTCGCCGATGTCGCCAAGGCGCATGAAGACCTCGAAGCGCGTCGCACGACGGGCTCGACGATCCTCGTGCCCTGA
- the purD gene encoding phosphoribosylamine--glycine ligase, whose translation MKLLVVGSGGREHALAWKLAQSPRVQLVYVAPGNGGTAQDERLRNIDIVDLNALADFAEKEQIAFTLVGPEQPLAAGIVNLFRSRGLKIFGPSREAAQLESSKDFAKAFMKRHAIPTAEYETFSDTAAAHAYIDAKGAPIVIKADGLAAGKGVVVAQTLDEAHAAVDMMLSDNKLGDAGARVVIEEFLAGEEASFIVMVDGKHVLPLASSQDHKRLLDGDAGPNTGGMGAYSPAPIVTPQLHARVMREIILPTVRGMEKEGIRFTGFLYAGLMIDAQGNPRTLEFNCRMGDPETQPIMARLKGDFSKVVEQAIAGTLDTVELEWDRRTALGVVLAAHNYPDTPRKGDRINGIPAETADAVTFHAGTTLANGKLSTSGGRVLCVVGLADSVRSAQSVAYETINQISFDGMQYRRDIGYRAVNRKH comes from the coding sequence ATGAAGTTACTCGTCGTCGGATCCGGCGGTCGCGAACATGCGCTCGCGTGGAAGCTCGCGCAATCGCCGCGGGTCCAGCTCGTCTATGTCGCGCCGGGCAATGGCGGCACTGCGCAGGATGAGCGTCTGCGCAACATCGACATCGTCGATCTGAACGCGCTCGCCGACTTCGCGGAGAAGGAACAGATCGCCTTCACGTTAGTCGGGCCGGAACAGCCGCTCGCGGCCGGCATCGTCAACCTGTTCCGTTCGCGCGGGCTCAAGATATTCGGACCGTCGCGCGAGGCCGCGCAGCTCGAAAGCTCGAAGGATTTCGCGAAGGCATTCATGAAGCGCCACGCGATTCCGACCGCTGAATACGAAACGTTCTCCGACACGGCTGCCGCGCACGCGTATATCGACGCGAAAGGCGCGCCGATCGTGATCAAGGCCGACGGGCTGGCCGCGGGCAAGGGCGTCGTGGTCGCCCAGACGCTCGACGAGGCGCACGCGGCCGTCGACATGATGCTGTCGGACAATAAGCTCGGCGACGCCGGCGCACGCGTCGTCATCGAGGAATTCCTCGCCGGCGAAGAAGCGAGCTTTATCGTGATGGTCGACGGCAAGCACGTGCTGCCGCTTGCCTCGAGTCAGGACCACAAGCGTCTGCTGGACGGCGACGCAGGCCCGAACACGGGCGGCATGGGCGCCTACTCGCCCGCGCCGATCGTCACGCCGCAACTGCATGCGCGCGTGATGCGCGAAATCATTCTGCCGACCGTGCGCGGCATGGAAAAGGAAGGCATCCGCTTTACCGGCTTCCTGTATGCGGGCCTGATGATCGATGCGCAGGGCAATCCGCGGACGCTCGAATTCAACTGCCGGATGGGCGACCCGGAGACCCAGCCGATCATGGCGCGCCTCAAGGGCGATTTTTCGAAGGTCGTCGAGCAGGCCATTGCCGGCACGCTCGACACCGTCGAGCTCGAATGGGACCGGCGCACGGCGCTTGGCGTCGTACTCGCCGCGCACAACTATCCGGACACGCCGCGCAAGGGCGACCGGATCAACGGCATACCGGCCGAAACGGCCGATGCGGTGACGTTCCACGCGGGCACGACGCTCGCGAACGGCAAGCTCTCGACCTCGGGCGGACGTGTATTGTGCGTCGTCGGGCTCGCCGACTCGGTACGCAGCGCGCAGTCGGTCGCGTACGAGACGATCAACCAGATTTCGTTCGACGGGATGCAGTACCGGCGCGACATCGGTTATCGCGCGGTCAATCGCAAGCATTAG
- a CDS encoding SDR family oxidoreductase: MDLGIAGRTALVCAASKGLGRGCAEALAAEGVHIVILARTADTLENTAEEIRATVAAKSGATVKTIACDITTPEGRAAALAACPQPDILVTNAGGPPPGDFRSFTHDDWISALEANMLTPIELIRATIDGMISRGFGRVVNITSSSVKAPIDTLGLSNGARSGLTGFVAGVARKVAPHGVTINNLLPGAFDTDRIAATMAAQMKAQNITMEEARTRRVAGIPARRFGTSDEFGRTCAFLCSVHAGYITGQNLLIDGGAYPGTY, encoded by the coding sequence ATGGATCTTGGAATAGCAGGGCGCACCGCGCTGGTTTGCGCGGCGAGCAAGGGGCTTGGCCGCGGTTGCGCCGAGGCGCTGGCAGCCGAAGGCGTGCATATCGTGATCCTCGCGCGCACCGCTGATACGCTCGAGAACACGGCCGAAGAAATTCGCGCGACCGTTGCCGCGAAAAGCGGTGCAACCGTCAAGACCATCGCGTGCGACATCACGACGCCCGAGGGCCGCGCGGCCGCGCTCGCCGCGTGTCCGCAGCCCGATATTCTCGTGACCAACGCAGGCGGTCCGCCGCCTGGCGACTTTCGCAGCTTCACGCACGACGACTGGATCAGCGCGCTCGAAGCGAACATGCTCACGCCGATCGAGCTGATTCGCGCCACGATCGACGGCATGATCTCGCGCGGTTTCGGGCGCGTCGTCAACATCACGAGTTCGTCGGTGAAGGCGCCGATCGATACGCTGGGTCTTTCCAATGGCGCGCGTTCGGGCCTGACCGGGTTCGTAGCCGGCGTCGCGCGCAAGGTCGCGCCGCACGGCGTGACGATCAACAACCTGCTGCCCGGCGCCTTCGATACCGATCGCATCGCGGCGACGATGGCTGCGCAGATGAAGGCGCAAAACATCACGATGGAAGAAGCGCGCACGCGGCGCGTGGCCGGCATTCCGGCGCGCCGTTTCGGCACATCGGACGAATTCGGCCGTACCTGCGCATTCTTGTGCAGCGTGCACGCGGGCTATATCACGGGGCAAAATCTGCTGATCGACGGCGGCGCTTATCCGGGCACTTACTGA
- a CDS encoding YebC/PmpR family DNA-binding transcriptional regulator has protein sequence MAGHSKWANIKHKKAAADAKKGKVWTRLIKEIQVAARMGGGEIDSNPRLRLAVDKAYDANMPKDNINRAIQRGTGGVDGANYEEIRYEGYGIGGAAIIVDTMTDNRTRTVAEVRHAFSKFGGNMGTDGSVSFMFDHVGQFLFAPGTAEDKLMEAALEAGADDVVTNEDGSIEVLCPPNDFPKVKAALEAAGFKAELAEVTMKPQTEVEFTGDDAVKMQKLLDALENLDDVQEVYTNAAIVEE, from the coding sequence ATGGCGGGTCATTCGAAATGGGCCAACATCAAGCATAAGAAAGCAGCGGCCGATGCCAAGAAGGGCAAGGTCTGGACGCGGCTCATCAAGGAAATTCAGGTTGCCGCGCGCATGGGCGGCGGAGAGATCGACTCGAACCCGCGTCTGCGGCTCGCGGTCGACAAGGCGTACGACGCGAACATGCCGAAGGACAACATCAACCGCGCGATCCAGCGCGGCACCGGCGGCGTCGACGGCGCGAACTACGAGGAAATCCGCTACGAAGGCTACGGCATCGGCGGCGCGGCGATCATCGTCGATACGATGACCGACAACCGCACGCGCACGGTCGCCGAAGTACGGCACGCGTTTTCGAAGTTCGGCGGCAATATGGGCACGGACGGCTCGGTGTCGTTCATGTTCGATCACGTCGGCCAGTTCCTGTTCGCGCCCGGTACAGCCGAAGACAAGCTGATGGAAGCAGCGCTCGAAGCGGGCGCCGACGACGTCGTGACGAACGAAGACGGCAGTATCGAAGTGCTGTGTCCGCCAAACGACTTCCCGAAGGTCAAGGCCGCGCTCGAAGCGGCAGGCTTCAAGGCCGAACTCGCCGAAGTCACGATGAAGCCGCAGACGGAAGTCGAGTTCACCGGCGACGACGCGGTGAAAATGCAGAAGCTCCTCGATGCGCTCGAAAATCTCGACGACGTGCAAGAGGTGTACACGAACGCAGCGATCGTCGAAGAGTGA
- a CDS encoding Maf family protein, translating into MSTSPNGLYPFVYLASQSPRRQELLQQLGVRFELLLPRPDEDAEALEAELPGERAHDYVMRVCVEKARAARKRLEASGHASAPILVADTTVTIDDAILGKPRDAGDAVRMLTRLAGRAHEVLTAVAVVDAAGAQLPAVLSTSRVRFAPVTHAALTRYAASGEPLGKAGAYGVQGRAAEFIEHIDGSYSGIMGLPLYETAALLRAARIDF; encoded by the coding sequence ATGTCAACGTCGCCCAACGGTCTCTATCCGTTCGTTTATCTCGCTTCGCAAAGCCCGCGCAGACAGGAATTGCTGCAGCAACTCGGCGTGCGTTTCGAACTTCTGCTGCCGCGCCCGGACGAAGACGCCGAAGCGCTCGAAGCCGAACTGCCCGGCGAACGCGCCCACGATTACGTGATGCGCGTTTGCGTGGAGAAAGCGCGCGCCGCGCGCAAGCGCCTCGAAGCGAGCGGCCACGCCAGCGCGCCGATTCTCGTTGCGGACACAACGGTCACGATCGACGATGCGATCCTTGGCAAGCCGCGCGACGCCGGCGATGCGGTCCGGATGCTCACGCGCCTTGCTGGCCGCGCCCATGAAGTGCTGACCGCGGTAGCCGTCGTCGATGCGGCCGGCGCGCAGTTGCCCGCCGTACTCTCGACCTCGCGCGTGCGTTTCGCGCCGGTGACGCACGCTGCGCTCACGCGCTATGCGGCAAGCGGCGAACCGCTCGGCAAGGCCGGCGCGTACGGCGTGCAGGGGCGCGCCGCCGAGTTCATCGAACATATCGACGGGTCCTATTCGGGTATCATGGGTTTGCCGCTTTATGAGACCGCTGCGCTACTGCGCGCGGCGCGCATCGACTTCTAG
- a CDS encoding methylglyoxal synthase, producing the protein MTARIALIAHDHKKDDIVKLAGEYVDTLKRCDLLATGTTGARVTAAHGLEIERMLSGPNGGDLQIGAQLAEGRVDMVIFLRDPMTPQPHEPDINALVRACDVHNVPCATNISTARMILDVLALRMTQHI; encoded by the coding sequence ATGACAGCACGCATCGCGCTGATCGCGCACGACCATAAGAAAGACGACATCGTCAAACTCGCCGGCGAATATGTGGATACGCTGAAGCGCTGCGATCTGCTTGCGACCGGTACGACGGGGGCGCGCGTGACGGCGGCGCACGGACTCGAAATCGAACGGATGCTGTCCGGCCCGAACGGCGGCGACCTGCAGATCGGCGCGCAACTCGCCGAAGGCCGCGTCGACATGGTGATTTTTCTGCGCGACCCGATGACGCCGCAGCCGCACGAGCCCGATATCAACGCGCTCGTGCGCGCCTGCGACGTCCATAACGTACCGTGCGCGACGAATATCTCGACCGCACGGATGATTCTCGATGTACTGGCGCTGCGTATGACGCAGCACATCTGA
- a CDS encoding nicotinate-nucleotide adenylyltransferase yields MGLNETGAPSATAPQPHSSATAGKPLARRVGVLGGTFDPIHNGHLALARRFSDVLQLTDLILLPAGQPWQKAGVSGAPHRLAMTRAAAGALNLPGVSVTVATDEIEHDGPTYTVDTLRRWREREGADASLSLLIGADQLVRLDTWHDWQRLFDYAHICAATRPGFDRSAASPAVAATIAARSASAEVLRATPAGRLLIDTTLASDISATDIRAQLRQQLDERERLANDAASTAAHRASGHGTARDAADHTDTGPQSEVPAPVWDYIVQHHLYQS; encoded by the coding sequence ATGGGTCTGAACGAGACAGGCGCGCCGTCCGCGACGGCGCCACAGCCGCATAGCTCAGCCACGGCGGGCAAGCCGCTTGCGCGCCGCGTCGGCGTACTCGGCGGCACGTTCGACCCGATCCACAACGGTCATCTCGCGCTCGCCCGCCGCTTTTCCGACGTGCTGCAACTGACCGACCTGATCCTGCTGCCCGCGGGACAGCCGTGGCAGAAAGCCGGCGTGTCCGGCGCGCCGCATCGGCTCGCGATGACGCGCGCCGCCGCCGGCGCGCTGAACCTGCCGGGCGTGTCGGTCACGGTCGCGACCGACGAGATCGAGCACGATGGCCCGACCTATACGGTCGACACGTTGCGGCGCTGGCGCGAACGGGAAGGCGCGGACGCGTCGCTGTCGCTGCTGATCGGCGCGGATCAGCTCGTGCGCCTCGATACATGGCACGACTGGCAACGCCTGTTCGACTACGCACACATCTGCGCGGCGACGCGGCCGGGCTTCGACCGGTCGGCGGCGTCGCCAGCCGTCGCCGCGACGATCGCCGCGCGTTCGGCCAGTGCCGAGGTGCTGCGCGCAACCCCGGCAGGCCGCCTGCTGATCGATACGACACTTGCGTCCGACATTTCGGCAACCGATATCCGCGCGCAGTTGAGGCAACAGCTCGACGAACGCGAACGGTTAGCGAACGACGCCGCAAGCACGGCGGCCCATCGCGCGAGCGGCCACGGCACGGCCCGCGACGCGGCAGACCACACCGACACCGGCCCGCAAAGCGAGGTGCCCGCCCCGGTGTGGGACTATATTGTTCAACATCACCTTTACCAATCGTAA
- a CDS encoding potassium ABC transporter ATPase: protein MDVLYVGGLVVITVLTFGLVAGCSKLMQFRRGQGARS, encoded by the coding sequence ATGGATGTGCTGTATGTCGGGGGCCTCGTGGTCATCACGGTGCTCACCTTCGGGCTCGTCGCCGGCTGCTCGAAGCTGATGCAATTCCGGCGGGGACAGGGAGCGCGCTCATGA
- the kdpA gene encoding potassium-transporting ATPase subunit KdpA: protein MNANNVLQVTVYIVVLLALSVPVAGYITRVMDGSSRVVRWFGPLEKLLYRIAGVDASAEMGWKQYTIVTLAFNVLGLAVLYLILRVQGFLPGNPQALGAMTPDGAFDTAISFVTNTNWQDYSGEQTVSYLTQMLGFTVQNFLSAATGIVVVIALIRGFARHSAKTIGNFWVDITRVTLYVLIPMSVVVAVVLMSQGVIQNFKAYEDVPTLQTTTYPAPKVDAQGNPVKDAKGNPVMVDTPVAKQTIAMGPVASQEAIKMLGTNGGGFFNANSAHPFENPTPFANFVQMISMLLIPAALCLVFGRMVADKRQGVALLAFMTIAFAVCVAVEIGSEQVGNPAFTALHVDQTASALQSGGNMEGKETRFGIAQSGIFSVATTAASCGAVNNAHDSLTPLGGLVPMLLIQLGEVVFGGVGSGLYGALAFALLAVFVAGLMIGRTPEYVGKKIEAYEMKMVSIVILLTPLLVLVGASVGVLTDAGKAGILNPGPHGFSEILYAFSSAANNNGSAFGGLTVSTPFYNVALGICMWFGRFGSLIAVLAIAGSLAEKKRLGVTGGTLPTHGSLFVALLLGTVLLVGALTYVPALALGPGVEQLMMVLGH, encoded by the coding sequence ATGAACGCCAACAATGTCTTGCAGGTGACGGTCTATATCGTCGTCCTGCTCGCGCTATCGGTGCCGGTCGCGGGCTACATCACGCGCGTCATGGACGGCTCGTCGCGTGTCGTGCGCTGGTTCGGCCCGCTCGAAAAGCTGTTGTATCGCATCGCGGGCGTCGATGCGTCGGCCGAGATGGGCTGGAAGCAATACACGATCGTGACGCTCGCCTTCAACGTGCTCGGCCTCGCGGTCCTGTATCTGATCCTGCGCGTGCAAGGCTTCTTGCCGGGCAATCCGCAGGCGCTTGGCGCGATGACGCCCGACGGCGCATTCGATACCGCGATCAGCTTCGTCACGAACACGAACTGGCAGGACTACTCGGGCGAGCAGACGGTCAGCTATCTGACGCAGATGCTTGGCTTCACCGTGCAGAACTTCCTGTCGGCGGCCACCGGCATCGTCGTCGTGATCGCGCTGATCCGCGGCTTCGCGCGTCATTCGGCCAAAACCATCGGCAACTTCTGGGTCGATATCACGCGCGTGACGCTGTACGTGCTGATCCCGATGTCGGTCGTCGTTGCCGTGGTCCTCATGAGCCAGGGCGTGATCCAGAACTTCAAGGCCTACGAAGATGTGCCTACGCTGCAGACCACCACGTATCCGGCGCCGAAGGTCGACGCGCAAGGCAACCCGGTGAAGGACGCGAAGGGCAATCCGGTGATGGTCGATACGCCGGTCGCGAAGCAGACGATCGCGATGGGCCCGGTCGCCTCGCAGGAAGCGATCAAGATGCTCGGCACGAACGGCGGCGGTTTCTTCAACGCGAACTCCGCGCATCCGTTCGAGAACCCGACACCGTTCGCGAACTTCGTCCAGATGATCTCGATGCTGCTGATTCCGGCGGCGCTGTGTCTCGTGTTCGGCCGGATGGTCGCCGATAAGCGCCAGGGCGTCGCGCTGCTCGCCTTCATGACGATCGCGTTCGCCGTATGCGTGGCCGTCGAGATCGGTTCCGAGCAGGTCGGCAATCCGGCGTTCACCGCGTTGCACGTCGATCAGACCGCGAGCGCGCTGCAGTCCGGCGGCAACATGGAAGGCAAGGAAACGCGCTTCGGCATCGCGCAGTCGGGCATCTTCTCGGTCGCGACCACGGCGGCTTCGTGCGGCGCGGTCAATAACGCGCACGACTCGCTCACGCCGCTGGGCGGCCTCGTACCGATGCTGTTGATCCAGCTCGGCGAAGTGGTGTTCGGCGGCGTCGGTTCCGGTCTCTATGGTGCGCTCGCGTTCGCGCTGCTGGCGGTGTTCGTCGCAGGCCTGATGATCGGCCGCACGCCCGAATACGTCGGCAAGAAGATCGAAGCGTACGAAATGAAGATGGTGTCGATCGTGATCCTGCTGACGCCGTTGCTCGTGCTGGTCGGCGCGTCGGTCGGCGTGCTCACGGATGCGGGCAAGGCCGGCATCCTGAACCCGGGCCCGCACGGCTTCTCGGAGATCCTCTACGCGTTCAGCTCGGCCGCGAACAACAACGGCAGTGCCTTCGGCGGCCTGACGGTGAGCACGCCGTTCTACAACGTGGCGCTCGGTATCTGCATGTGGTTCGGCCGCTTCGGCTCGCTGATCGCGGTGCTCGCGATCGCCGGCTCGCTCGCGGAAAAGAAGCGCCTTGGCGTCACGGGCGGCACGCTGCCGACGCACGGCTCGCTCTTCGTCGCGCTGCTGCTCGGCACTGTGCTGCTGGTCGGCGCGCTGACCTACGTACCGGCGCTCGCGCTCGGTCCGGGCGTCGAGCAGCTGATGATGGTTCTCGGCCATTGA
- the upp gene encoding uracil phosphoribosyltransferase, which yields MTQDSRFPNLFILDHPLIQHKLTHMRDRDTSTRTFRELLREITLLMGYEITRNLPMTTRRVTTPLVEVDAPVIAGKKLAIVPVLRAGVGMSDGLMELIPSARVGHIGVYRDVDHRPVEYLVRLPDLEDRIFILCDPMVATGYSAVHAVDVLKRRGVAGENISFLALVAAPEGVKVFHDAHPDVKLFVASLDSHLDEHAYIIPGLGDAGDRLFGTKN from the coding sequence ATGACACAGGACAGCCGTTTTCCCAATCTGTTTATCCTCGACCACCCGCTGATCCAGCACAAACTCACCCATATGCGCGACCGCGATACGTCGACGCGCACATTCCGCGAGTTGCTGCGCGAAATCACCTTGCTGATGGGCTACGAGATCACGCGCAACCTGCCCATGACCACGCGCCGCGTCACCACGCCGCTCGTCGAGGTCGATGCGCCGGTCATCGCCGGCAAAAAGCTCGCGATCGTCCCCGTGCTGCGCGCGGGCGTGGGCATGTCCGACGGGCTCATGGAGCTGATTCCGTCGGCGCGGGTCGGCCATATCGGCGTCTATCGCGACGTCGACCATCGGCCGGTCGAGTACCTCGTGCGGCTGCCCGATCTCGAAGACCGCATCTTTATTCTGTGCGACCCGATGGTCGCAACCGGCTACTCGGCCGTTCATGCGGTCGATGTGCTCAAGCGCCGCGGCGTGGCCGGCGAGAACATTTCATTTCTTGCGCTCGTCGCGGCGCCCGAAGGGGTCAAGGTCTTCCACGACGCGCATCCGGACGTGAAGCTCTTTGTCGCGTCGCTCGATTCGCATCTGGACGAGCACGCTTACATCATCCCGGGCCTCGGCGATGCCGGCGACCGGCTGTTCGGCACGAAGAACTAG
- the hemF gene encoding oxygen-dependent coproporphyrinogen oxidase: MTDSTFDAAAVRNWLQGLQTRIADTLGAFDGVAFATDTWQRAPGGKLRGGGCTRILEGGRFFERAGIGFSDVAGDALPASASALRPQLAGRGFEAAGVSLVLHPHNPYCPTVHMNVRMLVATKEGEAPVFWFGGGMDLTPFYGYEEDAQHFHRTCRDALQPFGADLYPRFKRWCDDYFFLKHRNEARGIGGIFFDDYSEPGFEQSFAMTKSVGDAFLDAYLPIVEKRRNQTYGEAQREFQAYRRGRYVEFNLVFDRGTLFGLQSGGRTESILMSMPPAANWRYDWQPEPGTPEARLYTDFLVPREWV; this comes from the coding sequence ATGACAGATTCGACTTTCGACGCGGCGGCCGTGCGCAACTGGCTGCAGGGTCTGCAAACCCGCATTGCCGATACGCTCGGCGCATTCGACGGCGTTGCGTTCGCGACCGACACCTGGCAGCGCGCCCCCGGCGGCAAGCTGCGCGGCGGAGGCTGCACGCGCATTCTCGAAGGTGGGCGCTTTTTCGAGCGCGCGGGCATTGGCTTTTCCGACGTCGCCGGCGACGCGCTGCCCGCTTCGGCCAGCGCACTGCGCCCGCAACTGGCAGGCCGCGGCTTCGAAGCGGCAGGCGTTTCGCTCGTGCTGCACCCGCACAATCCGTACTGCCCGACCGTGCATATGAACGTGCGCATGCTCGTCGCGACGAAGGAAGGCGAGGCGCCGGTGTTCTGGTTCGGCGGCGGCATGGATCTCACGCCCTTTTACGGCTACGAAGAAGACGCACAGCATTTTCACCGCACGTGCCGCGACGCGCTGCAGCCGTTCGGCGCGGACCTGTACCCGCGCTTCAAGCGCTGGTGCGACGACTACTTCTTCCTCAAGCATCGCAACGAAGCGCGCGGCATCGGCGGCATTTTCTTCGACGACTATTCGGAGCCAGGCTTCGAACAGTCGTTCGCGATGACGAAAAGCGTCGGCGACGCGTTTCTCGACGCCTATCTGCCGATCGTCGAAAAGCGCCGCAACCAGACCTACGGCGAGGCGCAACGCGAGTTTCAGGCGTACCGGCGCGGGCGCTACGTCGAATTCAATCTCGTGTTCGACCGTGGCACACTGTTCGGGCTGCAAAGCGGCGGGCGCACCGAATCGATCCTGATGTCGATGCCGCCGGCCGCGAACTGGCGCTACGACTGGCAACCGGAACCCGGTACGCCGGAAGCGCGCCTCTACACCGACTTCCTCGTACCGCGCGAATGGGTCTGA
- the rlmH gene encoding 23S rRNA (pseudouridine(1915)-N(3))-methyltransferase RlmH: protein MKLHILAVGHKMPDWIASGFDEYAKRMPPELRIELRELKPEQRSSGRPADSAMAAERQRIEAALPKNARIVALDERGKDWTTMQLAGALPGWQQDGRDVAFLIGGADGLDPALKARADLLLRLSSLTLPHAMVRVLLAEQLYRAWTITQNHPYHRA from the coding sequence ATGAAATTGCATATCCTGGCCGTCGGCCACAAGATGCCCGACTGGATCGCCAGCGGCTTCGACGAATACGCGAAGCGCATGCCGCCCGAACTGCGCATCGAACTGCGCGAACTCAAACCGGAGCAACGCTCGTCCGGACGTCCCGCCGACAGCGCGATGGCCGCCGAGCGGCAGCGCATCGAAGCGGCGCTGCCGAAAAACGCCCGCATCGTCGCACTCGACGAACGCGGCAAGGACTGGACCACGATGCAGCTTGCCGGCGCCCTGCCCGGCTGGCAGCAGGACGGCCGCGACGTCGCGTTTCTGATCGGCGGCGCGGACGGACTCGATCCCGCCCTCAAGGCGCGCGCGGACCTGCTGCTACGGCTGTCGAGCCTCACGCTGCCGCATGCGATGGTGCGCGTGCTGCTCGCCGAACAGCTTTATCGTGCGTGGACGATCACGCAAAATCATCCGTACCATCGCGCGTGA
- the kdpF gene encoding K(+)-transporting ATPase subunit F, whose protein sequence is MNWILWLSGAATAFLFVYLVYALLRAEDIE, encoded by the coding sequence ATGAACTGGATCCTCTGGCTATCGGGCGCCGCGACGGCGTTCCTCTTCGTTTATCTGGTTTATGCGCTGCTGCGCGCGGAGGACATTGAATGA
- the rsfS gene encoding ribosome silencing factor: MDIRKLQRTIVDALEDVKAQDIKVFNTSHLTELFDRVIIASGTSNRQTKALASSVREKVKEAGGEIVSTEGEDIGEWVLVDCGDAVVHILQPALRQYYNLEEIWGDKPVRVKLANSSPFGGARVADDEDEEAEAVARPAPARRAPARRR; this comes from the coding sequence ATGGATATACGCAAGCTGCAACGCACGATCGTCGACGCGCTCGAGGACGTCAAGGCACAAGACATCAAGGTATTCAACACCAGCCACCTGACCGAGCTGTTCGACCGCGTGATCATCGCGAGCGGCACGTCGAACCGGCAGACGAAAGCGCTCGCGTCCAGCGTGCGCGAGAAGGTGAAGGAGGCCGGCGGCGAGATCGTCAGCACAGAAGGCGAGGACATCGGCGAATGGGTGCTCGTCGACTGCGGCGATGCGGTCGTTCATATTCTGCAGCCGGCACTGCGCCAGTACTACAACCTCGAGGAAATCTGGGGCGACAAGCCCGTGCGCGTGAAGCTGGCCAACTCGAGCCCGTTCGGCGGTGCGCGCGTCGCCGACGATGAAGACGAAGAAGCCGAGGCCGTCGCGCGCCCGGCCCCGGCGCGCCGCGCGCCGGCGCGCCGCCGCTAG